A region of Fimbriimonadaceae bacterium DNA encodes the following proteins:
- the btuD_4 gene encoding Vitamin B12 import ATP-binding protein BtuD, which produces MGAAIETVNLTKTYKSRLGGHVNVVDKLNLHVEEGEIFGFLGPNGAGKTTTIKMLLGIIYPDEGNAYVLGKELGDIEVHRKISYLPEKPYYYEHMTGLEILMFYASLFGIKDRQHCLRLLERVNLHQDLNKTISQYSKGMQQRIGLAQSLLNDPKLLFLDEPTGGLDPIAHRDIRDLILSFRDEGRTVFISSHELSEVELICDRVAIINYGVIARQGRLSELLRGGRIEITITGVEEDTLSKLNVADAKIRAVPSGILMDVSEDSDPNSVIDFVRGRGGMIVSVVPRKKRLEDLFVETVRDDNAVKQGEPA; this is translated from the coding sequence TTGGGCGCTGCGATAGAAACCGTCAATCTCACCAAGACCTATAAGTCCCGTTTGGGTGGTCATGTAAACGTCGTCGATAAGCTCAATCTCCATGTGGAGGAGGGCGAGATTTTTGGCTTTTTGGGCCCCAACGGGGCAGGCAAGACGACGACGATCAAGATGCTGCTCGGCATCATCTATCCCGACGAAGGCAACGCCTATGTCCTTGGCAAAGAGCTCGGTGACATCGAGGTGCACCGGAAGATCAGCTATCTGCCGGAAAAGCCCTATTACTACGAGCACATGACGGGCCTTGAGATCCTGATGTTTTATGCCTCGCTTTTCGGCATCAAGGATCGACAGCACTGCCTGAGGTTGCTTGAGCGGGTCAATCTGCACCAGGACCTCAACAAGACGATTTCTCAATATTCGAAGGGTATGCAGCAGCGCATCGGCCTCGCCCAGAGCCTGCTTAACGACCCCAAGCTCCTCTTCCTGGACGAACCCACTGGCGGCCTTGATCCCATCGCCCACCGGGACATTCGCGACCTCATCCTGAGCTTTCGCGACGAAGGTCGAACGGTGTTCATTTCCAGCCACGAGTTAAGCGAGGTCGAGCTGATCTGCGACCGCGTGGCCATCATCAATTACGGCGTGATTGCACGCCAGGGCCGACTCTCAGAGCTCTTACGAGGAGGCCGCATCGAGATCACCATTACCGGCGTCGAGGAGGACACGCTCAGTAAGCTTAACGTGGCCGATGCCAAAATTCGGGCGGTTCCGTCGGGAATCCTGATGGACGTTTCCGAAGACTCAGACCCGAACTCGGTGATCGATTTCGTCAGGGGCCGCGGCGGGATGATCGTTAGCGTAGTTCCTCGCAAAAAGCGGCTGGAAGACCTCTTCGTGGAAACTGTTCGGGACGACAACGCTGTTAAACAAGGTGAACCGGCATGA
- the speH gene encoding S-adenosylmethionine decarboxylase proenzyme, which produces MRSAADESLATVVAESFHEFKPYGVSGAVIIQESHYTIHTWPEHGYAAVDLFYCGGTVHVHRAIDVLVERFRPSRMKFLVVRRGIRTEVVRH; this is translated from the coding sequence ATGCGAAGCGCCGCCGACGAAAGCCTCGCGACCGTCGTCGCCGAATCGTTCCACGAGTTCAAGCCTTACGGTGTCTCCGGCGCGGTTATCATTCAGGAATCCCACTACACGATCCACACGTGGCCGGAGCATGGCTACGCAGCCGTGGACTTGTTCTACTGCGGTGGCACGGTTCACGTCCACCGTGCCATTGACGTCCTTGTCGAACGCTTTCGACCGAGTCGGATGAAGTTTCTCGTCGTCCGGCGTGGCATTCGCACGGAAGTTGTCCGCCATTAG